A stretch of Leucobacter aridicollis DNA encodes these proteins:
- the ssb gene encoding single-stranded DNA-binding protein: MAGEPLITVTGNLVADPEPRVSQGGKSWVTFRIASTPRAFDKQANEWKDGEALWLGCRAYGEYADNIAATLTKGMRVIVQGRLTQRSYTDSQGAQRTSLDLDVEEVGPSLRFATATVARGATRGQGGFTGAQAGPQSQSGWNQPQNGGQSFPDPGGSGGGFDDEQPF, encoded by the coding sequence ATGGCAGGCGAACCACTAATCACCGTGACTGGCAATCTTGTTGCGGATCCAGAACCGCGCGTATCCCAGGGCGGCAAGTCGTGGGTGACGTTCCGTATCGCGTCAACACCGCGGGCGTTCGATAAGCAGGCGAACGAGTGGAAGGACGGTGAAGCGCTCTGGCTGGGTTGCCGCGCTTACGGTGAGTACGCCGACAACATCGCCGCGACCCTTACGAAGGGCATGCGCGTGATTGTGCAGGGCCGACTCACGCAACGCTCGTACACGGACAGCCAGGGCGCGCAACGCACGTCACTCGACCTTGACGTCGAAGAGGTCGGGCCGTCGCTGAGGTTCGCCACAGCAACGGTCGCCAGAGGTGCTACACGCGGCCAGGGCGGCTTCACAGGCGCTCAGGCAGGGCCACAGTCACAGTCGGGCTGGAACCAGCCGCAAAACGGCGGGCAGAGCTTCCCCGACCCGGGCGGCTCAGGCGGCGGCTTCGACGACGAACAGCCATTCTAG
- a CDS encoding PD-(D/E)XK nuclease-like domain-containing protein, which translates to MAEPMKRDGLVLGMSEDEYHGGGSAELSSTGAKLLLEAPARFKHVVIDGNRTEKKAWDVGTAVHTKVLGTGSPVVAYPATVLAADGSVRDKAKVWAAEQRAAGMVPVKQRELDQINTVAESLLTHPTAKALLEAAGNSEASVFASCPEIGVRLRGRFDRLPDDLDVALDVKTVGQSGGAAESEFTRQIFNFGYDVQAGQYLDTLKYATGRDLDFAFIVVELTAPYLVNVITMTHTYLEMGRVKSMEARKRYRHGLDTGEWPG; encoded by the coding sequence TTGGCTGAACCGATGAAACGCGACGGGCTCGTGCTGGGCATGAGCGAAGACGAGTACCACGGTGGCGGATCCGCTGAACTGTCCTCGACGGGTGCGAAGCTGCTGCTGGAAGCGCCGGCAAGGTTCAAGCATGTCGTTATCGACGGCAACCGCACCGAGAAAAAGGCGTGGGATGTTGGCACTGCGGTGCACACGAAAGTGCTCGGTACTGGATCACCTGTTGTTGCTTACCCAGCGACAGTGCTTGCCGCTGATGGGTCCGTGCGCGACAAGGCGAAGGTGTGGGCCGCAGAGCAACGCGCGGCGGGCATGGTGCCCGTGAAGCAGCGTGAGCTTGACCAGATCAATACGGTTGCAGAGTCGCTACTGACCCACCCGACAGCGAAGGCACTTCTCGAAGCGGCGGGGAACTCTGAAGCGTCAGTGTTTGCGAGTTGCCCTGAAATCGGGGTGCGGTTGCGTGGAAGGTTTGATCGGCTGCCGGATGATCTCGATGTCGCGCTCGACGTGAAAACAGTCGGGCAGTCCGGTGGTGCTGCCGAGTCGGAGTTCACGCGACAAATCTTCAACTTCGGGTACGACGTCCAAGCAGGGCAGTACCTCGACACTCTGAAGTACGCGACCGGGCGCGACCTGGACTTCGCCTTCATTGTCGTGGAGCTGACTGCACCGTACCTCGTGAACGTGATCACAATGACGCACACCTACCTCGAGATGGGGCGAGTCAAGTCGATGGAAGCACGAAAGCGCTACCGTCACGGCCTCGATACCGGCGAATGGCCCGGGTAG
- a CDS encoding AAA family ATPase, with amino-acid sequence MTSVQMPADPSKKPDVIGAAKTAAKPGPPPALATRKPSGLPSWPVILLAGREKTGKSYHAALASSSALIGRTLWLGFGEKDPDEYGAIPGARFEIVEYDGTLSGLQAFARAAVAQPQEDGKPNLIIVDSGTVIWDTLRDKATWMARQRGSINKNTQEPIVGMDLWNHVTGEWNALLRTLRSHNGPVIITARMDTTTVMNDRGQPTPVKEDKVKGQRNLAYDVDAIIEMPSRGRATLTGARSVLHKLPERMDIEDFDTKGIDWLWRSLGLDKHAAAQAVYTEAAPVDG; translated from the coding sequence GTGACCAGTGTTCAGATGCCGGCGGATCCGTCGAAGAAACCTGATGTGATCGGTGCTGCGAAGACTGCTGCGAAGCCGGGCCCGCCGCCTGCGCTTGCGACGCGGAAGCCGTCTGGGCTGCCGTCGTGGCCGGTAATCCTGCTCGCTGGCAGGGAGAAGACAGGGAAGAGCTACCATGCGGCGCTCGCGTCAAGTTCGGCCCTCATTGGGCGCACACTATGGCTCGGGTTCGGGGAGAAAGACCCCGACGAGTACGGAGCGATCCCCGGCGCACGGTTTGAGATCGTGGAGTACGACGGCACCCTGTCCGGGCTGCAAGCATTCGCACGCGCTGCGGTCGCGCAGCCTCAGGAGGACGGGAAACCGAACCTCATCATCGTGGACTCGGGCACCGTCATTTGGGACACGTTGCGGGACAAAGCCACTTGGATGGCCCGTCAGCGAGGATCCATCAACAAGAACACGCAGGAGCCCATCGTTGGTATGGACCTGTGGAACCACGTCACGGGAGAGTGGAACGCGCTACTGCGCACGCTGCGGTCCCACAACGGGCCCGTGATCATCACCGCCCGCATGGACACGACCACCGTCATGAACGATCGAGGTCAGCCCACTCCTGTGAAGGAAGACAAGGTGAAAGGGCAACGCAACCTCGCCTACGACGTGGACGCGATCATCGAGATGCCTTCCCGCGGTCGGGCGACACTGACCGGAGCACGGTCGGTGCTGCACAAGCTGCCTGAGCGGATGGATATCGAGGATTTCGACACAAAGGGAATCGACTGGCTGTGGCGTTCCCTTGGGCTCGACAAGCATGCTGCCGCGCAGGCGGTCTACACCGAAGCGGCACCTGTTGATGGGTGA
- a CDS encoding M23 family metallopeptidase produces the protein MAIVLSHPIPGAPLSDAFGWRDAIPGVIGAGLHNGQDYKANAGTLIRAAHGGTVVYNGWDPTGGGWMIRIDHGGGYHTLYLHMREQSPLVRVGQQVSTGAGIGYVGSSGASTGPHLHFMLEKNGTYVNPVPYIKTPAKPNTSKPSGQKEDEDMNVIGYIRDKAKGSQGSVYALQENGRKRLIKKAEWNSLRALEGQGVKLHVAGVAAADLNAIPNA, from the coding sequence ATGGCAATCGTGCTATCGCACCCCATCCCTGGTGCGCCGCTCTCCGACGCCTTCGGCTGGCGTGACGCTATCCCTGGCGTCATCGGTGCCGGCCTGCACAACGGGCAGGACTACAAGGCCAACGCGGGCACTCTCATCCGTGCCGCACACGGCGGAACCGTCGTCTATAACGGGTGGGATCCCACCGGCGGCGGTTGGATGATCCGAATCGACCACGGCGGCGGATACCACACGCTCTACCTCCACATGCGGGAGCAGTCGCCCCTCGTGAGGGTCGGCCAGCAGGTCAGCACCGGAGCCGGCATCGGCTACGTCGGATCCTCCGGCGCATCCACCGGGCCGCACCTGCATTTCATGCTCGAGAAGAACGGCACCTACGTCAACCCCGTGCCGTACATCAAGACGCCGGCCAAACCGAACACCTCAAAGCCCTCTGGGCAGAAAGAAGACGAAGACATGAACGTCATTGGATACATTCGCGACAAGGCCAAGGGCTCACAGGGCAGCGTGTACGCGCTGCAGGAGAACGGCCGCAAGCGCCTCATCAAGAAGGCCGAATGGAACTCGCTGCGCGCCCTCGAAGGGCAGGGAGTGAAGCTCCACGTCGCCGGCGTCGCGGCTGCGGACCTGAACGCGATCCCTAACGCATGA
- a CDS encoding fatty acid desaturase family protein, whose product MTSTTFIKKSGLGPLRPTRASKDDFPPIAKAYTRVSEVVRESGLLRRAPWFYALVGIAIIVALGGAITGFVLLGDSWLQLLVAGAFGIIFTQIAFLAHEAAHRQILTLGPANDRLARFLAGSIGMSYSWWDSKHTRHHANPNRVGKDPDIDVDTISFIEEDAVQARGLRRAITRRQGWLFFPLLTLEGLNLHLHSFRHLLSREPVKGRWVELGIILTRFAVFYTPVFIFLPLGMAFAFTGVQLAVFGVYMGASFAPNHKGMPVIAHDAKLDFFTKQVRTSRNIRGGWWATWLMGGLNYQVEHHLFPSMARPHLARAREIVMEHCETLEVPYTETSLWRSYAIVIDYLNRVGLAARDPFDCPVSAQYGRR is encoded by the coding sequence ATGACGAGTACCACATTCATTAAAAAGTCTGGGCTTGGTCCACTCCGCCCTACAAGGGCATCCAAGGACGATTTTCCTCCAATAGCCAAGGCGTACACGCGCGTCTCTGAAGTGGTCCGCGAGTCCGGACTTCTTCGTCGAGCGCCATGGTTCTACGCCCTCGTCGGCATCGCAATAATCGTTGCCCTCGGCGGCGCGATCACGGGATTCGTGCTGCTTGGAGACAGCTGGTTACAGCTCCTCGTCGCCGGCGCCTTCGGCATAATCTTCACCCAAATCGCGTTTCTGGCCCACGAGGCTGCCCACAGACAGATCCTCACCCTTGGGCCGGCAAACGACCGGCTGGCAAGGTTTCTTGCGGGCTCGATCGGCATGAGTTACTCGTGGTGGGACTCCAAGCATACGAGGCATCACGCCAATCCGAATCGGGTGGGAAAGGACCCCGATATCGACGTAGATACGATCTCCTTCATCGAAGAGGATGCTGTGCAGGCGCGGGGCTTGCGTCGCGCGATAACTCGCCGCCAAGGATGGCTGTTCTTCCCCCTGCTGACGCTCGAAGGCTTGAACCTGCATTTGCACAGCTTCCGACATCTGTTGAGTCGGGAACCTGTGAAAGGACGTTGGGTCGAGCTCGGGATCATTCTTACTAGATTCGCTGTTTTTTACACCCCCGTGTTTATCTTCCTGCCACTTGGCATGGCCTTTGCGTTCACCGGTGTTCAACTAGCGGTGTTCGGTGTCTACATGGGCGCCTCGTTTGCGCCAAACCACAAGGGAATGCCAGTCATAGCGCACGACGCAAAACTCGACTTTTTCACTAAGCAAGTTCGCACCTCTCGCAACATTCGCGGCGGCTGGTGGGCAACCTGGCTTATGGGCGGCCTGAACTATCAGGTTGAACATCACTTGTTCCCCAGCATGGCGAGGCCTCATCTGGCCCGCGCTCGAGAGATCGTCATGGAACACTGCGAAACACTTGAGGTTCCCTACACGGAGACCTCGTTGTGGCGCTCGTATGCGATTGTTATCGACTATCTAAATAGAGTCGGCCTAGCCGCCCGGGACCCTTTCGACTGCCCCGTCAGCGCCCAATACGGGCGCCGCTAG
- a CDS encoding cold-shock protein, translating to MATGTVNWFNSDKGFGFISPDDGTADLFAHFSAINSGGFRSLEENQKVSFDAERGPRGMQAANILVL from the coding sequence ATGGCCACAGGCACCGTCAACTGGTTCAACTCCGACAAGGGTTTCGGCTTCATCTCACCTGATGATGGCACCGCAGACCTGTTCGCGCATTTCAGCGCCATCAACAGTGGAGGTTTCCGCAGCCTCGAAGAGAACCAGAAAGTTAGCTTCGATGCAGAGCGCGGCCCGAGGGGAATGCAGGCAGCCAACATTCTCGTTCTGTAG